The proteins below come from a single Aegilops tauschii subsp. strangulata cultivar AL8/78 chromosome 6, Aet v6.0, whole genome shotgun sequence genomic window:
- the LOC109745426 gene encoding uncharacterized protein isoform X6 — protein MQYHHRSRLPPPPPPPFGRGSGAVYPGGHKQLYAPQTPPRPPLLAPPHRRYEVLMEAGRLAAEYLVSTGVLPPSSLQRGGGDPWAVPPPPLPQPPQEPPAFCDWRSNGGSYNGRWKRKYGEYRMGYPGHGREREKERVRSNSNGRRYEEDKDEDGAPGFQRDPRSSGENDESRRCVTDEVKEAAPFMEKAVGQLEMKDTRLNADVRKNADALLELQAENEGEMKENKILSSELDMDPNGDVNNTSIVVVMEADAKLLPDGKVVGEEAEDNNKVLCDRIALNDDMKILENGLHVDRSLLKHCDFAKAPTKPRSCHAHRKSVTETVDLVSSREGSEMVADEAANERSLTNIQPDNREDQIYQESTVSKTAYKEITMEPMLLQENKTLVVTENMKEYRNDAQLHVVQEYKEEQDVSSLTISQKDNLMQENDLSPLSASRKGGLMQETNLSTLTGTQEDIMIEDANLSPLPDAQNDSLIEESDQSPSTASHEVTLMQEADITPSLSLHKNNLNLQFKEGAQICDTEIVPKEVGLFEFSDQKNIVGADLFCNAGAETIIQMDEEEKLDQSSSFRIPNNPGFGQHSAPGYSVEPHKQLQEDFGANVGDIVGGTNNLCQVSLDNNSVQVFDIEDDMPIEGAGFDSSKAKNEMICSSMDVIMHPGIHTDDLPVIEDGYNLTLSDYLAADIPCYTSLRPDLQAGICTNDSEGIPVMDDPIYGSLTDIGFMDVWSQPAEDFEKFF, from the exons ATGCAGTACCACCACCGCAGCCGcctgccgccgcctcctccaccgccgtTTGGCCGCGGCAGTGGTGCCGTGTACCCCGGCGGCCACAAGCAGTTGTACGCTCCTCAAACTCCTCCTCGGCCCCCGCTTCTTGCGCCGCCGCATCGCAGATACGAGGTGCTCATGGAGGCCGGCCGCCTCGCGGCCGAGTACCTGGTATCCACGGGCGTGCTCCCGCCGTCCTCCCTacagcgcggcggcggcgacccgTGGGCTGTTCCTCCTCCTCCACTGCCTCAACCGCCGCAGGAACCCCCCGCATTCTGTGACTGGAGGAG TAATGGTGGTAGCTACAATGGGAGATGGAAGAGAAAGTATGGGGAGTACAGAATGGGGTATCCAGGTCATggaagggagagggagaaggagagagtAAGGTCGAATTCGAATGGTCGACGCTATGAGGAAGATAAGGACGAGGATGGTGCTCCTGGATTTCAGAGGGATCCGCGGTCCAGTGGGGAGAATGACGAGTCTAGGAGATGTGTGACGGATGAGGTGAAAGAGGCGGCACCTTTCATGGAGAAGGCTGTAGGTCAGTTGGAGATGAAGGATACCAGATTGAATGCTGATGTTAGGAAGAATGCTGATGCTCTGCTGGAGTTGCAGGCTGAGAATGAAGGTGAGATGAAAGAGAATAAAATACTGAGTTCAGAATTAGATATGGACCCTAACGGTGATGTCAATAACACTTCTATTGTAGTTGTTATGGAGGCAGATGCGAAGCTTTTGCCAGATGGTAAGGTTGTGGGTGAGGAAGCTGAAGATAACAACAAAGTTTTGTGTGACCGTATTGCCTTGAATGATGACATGAAAATTTTGGAAAATGGTTTGCATGTCGACAGGAGTTTGCTTAAACACTGTGACTTTGCAAAAGCTCCAACGAAGCCCAGGTCATGCCATGCACATAGAAAGTCAGTAACTGAAACAGTCGATCTAGTTTCTTCTAGAGAAGGTTCGGAGATGGTAGCTGATGAAGCAGCAAATGAGAGATCTTTGACTAACATCCAGCCAGATAACAGAGAAGATCAAATCTACCAAGAAAGTACTGTCTCTAAGACAGCTTACAAAGAAATAACAATGGAACCTATGCTTCTCCAAGAAAACAAAACATTAGTTGTTACTGAAAATATGAAAGAATACAGGAACGATGCACAACTCCATGTAGTCCAGGAATACAAGGAAGAACAAGATGTATCATCTTTGACAATTTCTCAGAAGGATAACTTGATGCAAGAAAACGACTTATCTCCATTGTCGGCTTCTCGCAAGGGTGGCTTGATGCAAGAAACCAACCTATCTACGTTGACAGGAACGCAGGAGGATATCATGATCGAAGATGCCAACCTATCTCCATTGCCAGATGCTCAGAATGATAGCTTGATTGAAGAATCTGATCAATCTCCATCGACAGCTTCTCACGAAGTTACCTTGATGCAAGAAGCTGACATAACTCCGTCATTATCTTTACATAAAAATAACTTAAATCTGCAATTTAAGGAAGGAGCCCAGATTTGTGATACTGAAATTGTGCCAAAAGAAGTGGGCTTGTTTGAGTTTTCTGATCAGAAGAACATTGTTGGTGCTGATTTGTTTTGTAATGCCGGGGCTGAAACTATCATCCAAATGGACGAAGAAGAAAAGCTGGATCAATCCAGTTCATTCAGAATACCTAATAATCCTGGTTTTGGCCAACACTCTGCACCAGGATATTCAGTGGAGCCACATAAACAACTGCAAGAAGATTTTGGAGCTAATGTGGGAGACATTGTCGGTGGTACAAATAATTTGTGCCAAGTTTCATTAGACAATAACTCTGTCCAAGTATTTGATATAGAAGATGACATGCCAATTGAAGGTGCTGGCTTTGATTCTTCAAAAGCAAA GAACGAGATGATATGCTCTAGCATGGATGTCATAATGCACCCTGGCATACATACTGATGATCTTCCTGTAATTGAAGATGGTTACAATCTTACACTTTCTGATTATCTAGCGGCTGATATACCATGCTACACATCATTGCGACCTGATCTTCAAGCTGGTATATGTACCAATGATTCTGAG GGCATCCCTGTCATGGATGATCCAATATATGGTTCTCTCACTGATATTG
- the LOC109745426 gene encoding uncharacterized protein isoform X5: MQYHHRSRLPPPPPPPFGRGSGAVYPGGHKQLYAPQTPPRPPLLAPPHRRYEVLMEAGRLAAEYLVSTGVLPPSSLQRGGGDPWAVPPPPLPQPPQEPPAFCDWRRYDDVYSNNPGTRPRRNSSITSCCTNRDDYSNGGSYNGRWKRKYGEYRMGYPGHGREREKERVRSNSNGRRYEEDKDEDGAPGFQRDPRSSGENDESRRCVTDEVKEAAPFMEKAVGQLEMKDTRLNADVRKNADALLELQAENEVVMEADAKLLPDGKVVGEEAEDNNKVLCDRIALNDDMKILENGLHVDRSLLKHCDFAKAPTKPRSCHAHRKSVTETVDLVSSREGSEMVADEAANERSLTNIQPDNREDQIYQESTVSKTAYKEITMEPMLLQENKTLVVTENMKEYRNDAQLHVVQEYKEEQDVSSLTISQKDNLMQENDLSPLSASRKGGLMQETNLSTLTGTQEDIMIEDANLSPLPDAQNDSLIEESDQSPSTASHEVTLMQEADITPSLSLHKNNLNLQFKEGAQICDTEIVPKEVGLFEFSDQKNIVGADLFCNAGAETIIQMDEEEKLDQSSSFRIPNNPGFGQHSAPGYSVEPHKQLQEDFGANVGDIVGGTNNLCQVSLDNNSVQVFDIEDDMPIEGAGFDSSKAKNEMICSSMDVIMHPGIHTDDLPVIEDGYNLTLSDYLAADIPCYTSLRPDLQAGICTNDSEGIPVMDDPIYGSLTDIGFMDVWSQPAEDFEKFF; encoded by the exons ATGCAGTACCACCACCGCAGCCGcctgccgccgcctcctccaccgccgtTTGGCCGCGGCAGTGGTGCCGTGTACCCCGGCGGCCACAAGCAGTTGTACGCTCCTCAAACTCCTCCTCGGCCCCCGCTTCTTGCGCCGCCGCATCGCAGATACGAGGTGCTCATGGAGGCCGGCCGCCTCGCGGCCGAGTACCTGGTATCCACGGGCGTGCTCCCGCCGTCCTCCCTacagcgcggcggcggcgacccgTGGGCTGTTCCTCCTCCTCCACTGCCTCAACCGCCGCAGGAACCCCCCGCATTCTGTGACTGGAGGAGGTACGATGATGTATATAGCAATAACCCTGGCACCCGGCCTAGGCGGAACAGTAGCATTACTAGTTGTTGTACTAATAGAGATGATTACAGTAATGGTGGTAGCTACAATGGGAGATGGAAGAGAAAGTATGGGGAGTACAGAATGGGGTATCCAGGTCATggaagggagagggagaaggagagagtAAGGTCGAATTCGAATGGTCGACGCTATGAGGAAGATAAGGACGAGGATGGTGCTCCTGGATTTCAGAGGGATCCGCGGTCCAGTGGGGAGAATGACGAGTCTAGGAGATGTGTGACGGATGAGGTGAAAGAGGCGGCACCTTTCATGGAGAAGGCTGTAGGTCAGTTGGAGATGAAGGATACCAGATTGAATGCTGATGTTAGGAAGAATGCTGATGCTCTGCTGGAGTTGCAGGCTGAGAATGAAG TTGTTATGGAGGCAGATGCGAAGCTTTTGCCAGATGGTAAGGTTGTGGGTGAGGAAGCTGAAGATAACAACAAAGTTTTGTGTGACCGTATTGCCTTGAATGATGACATGAAAATTTTGGAAAATGGTTTGCATGTCGACAGGAGTTTGCTTAAACACTGTGACTTTGCAAAAGCTCCAACGAAGCCCAGGTCATGCCATGCACATAGAAAGTCAGTAACTGAAACAGTCGATCTAGTTTCTTCTAGAGAAGGTTCGGAGATGGTAGCTGATGAAGCAGCAAATGAGAGATCTTTGACTAACATCCAGCCAGATAACAGAGAAGATCAAATCTACCAAGAAAGTACTGTCTCTAAGACAGCTTACAAAGAAATAACAATGGAACCTATGCTTCTCCAAGAAAACAAAACATTAGTTGTTACTGAAAATATGAAAGAATACAGGAACGATGCACAACTCCATGTAGTCCAGGAATACAAGGAAGAACAAGATGTATCATCTTTGACAATTTCTCAGAAGGATAACTTGATGCAAGAAAACGACTTATCTCCATTGTCGGCTTCTCGCAAGGGTGGCTTGATGCAAGAAACCAACCTATCTACGTTGACAGGAACGCAGGAGGATATCATGATCGAAGATGCCAACCTATCTCCATTGCCAGATGCTCAGAATGATAGCTTGATTGAAGAATCTGATCAATCTCCATCGACAGCTTCTCACGAAGTTACCTTGATGCAAGAAGCTGACATAACTCCGTCATTATCTTTACATAAAAATAACTTAAATCTGCAATTTAAGGAAGGAGCCCAGATTTGTGATACTGAAATTGTGCCAAAAGAAGTGGGCTTGTTTGAGTTTTCTGATCAGAAGAACATTGTTGGTGCTGATTTGTTTTGTAATGCCGGGGCTGAAACTATCATCCAAATGGACGAAGAAGAAAAGCTGGATCAATCCAGTTCATTCAGAATACCTAATAATCCTGGTTTTGGCCAACACTCTGCACCAGGATATTCAGTGGAGCCACATAAACAACTGCAAGAAGATTTTGGAGCTAATGTGGGAGACATTGTCGGTGGTACAAATAATTTGTGCCAAGTTTCATTAGACAATAACTCTGTCCAAGTATTTGATATAGAAGATGACATGCCAATTGAAGGTGCTGGCTTTGATTCTTCAAAAGCAAA GAACGAGATGATATGCTCTAGCATGGATGTCATAATGCACCCTGGCATACATACTGATGATCTTCCTGTAATTGAAGATGGTTACAATCTTACACTTTCTGATTATCTAGCGGCTGATATACCATGCTACACATCATTGCGACCTGATCTTCAAGCTGGTATATGTACCAATGATTCTGAG GGCATCCCTGTCATGGATGATCCAATATATGGTTCTCTCACTGATATTG
- the LOC109745426 gene encoding uncharacterized protein isoform X2, translating into MQYHHRSRLPPPPPPPFGRGSGAVYPGGHKQLYAPQTPPRPPLLAPPHRRYEVLMEAGRLAAEYLVSTGVLPPSSLQRGGGDPWAVPPPPLPQPPQEPPAFCDWRRYDDVYSNNPGTRPRRNSSITSCCTNRDDYSNGGSYNGRWKRKYGEYRMGYPGHGREREKERVRSNSNGRRYEEDKDEDGAPGFQRDPRSSGENDESRRCVTDEVKEAAPFMEKAVGQLEMKDTRLNADVRKNADALLELQAENEGEMKENKILSSELDMDPNGDVNNTSIVVVMEADAKLLPDGKVVGEEAEDNNKVLCDRIALNDDMKILENGLHVDRSLLKHCDFAKAPTKPRSCHAHRKSVTETVDLVSSREGSEMVADEAANERSLTNIQPDNREDQIYQESTVSKTAYKEITMEPMLLQENKTLVVTENMKEYRNDAQLHVVQEYKEEQDVSSLTISQKDNLMQENDLSPLSASRKGGLMQETNLSTLTGTQEDIMIEDANLSPLPDAQNDSLIEESDQSPSTASHEVTLMQEADITPSLSLHKNNLNLQFKEGAQICDTEIVPKEVGLFEFSDQKNIVGADLFCNAGAETIIQMDEEEKLDQSSSFRIPNNPGFGQHSAPGYSVEPHKQLQEDFGANVGDIVGGTNNLCQVSLDNNSVQVFDIEDDMPIEGAGFDSSKAKNEMICSSMDVIMHPGIHTDDLPVIEDGYNLTLSDYLAADIPCYTSLRPDLQAGICTNDSEGIPVMDDPIYGSLTDIGFMDVWSQPAEDFEKFF; encoded by the exons ATGCAGTACCACCACCGCAGCCGcctgccgccgcctcctccaccgccgtTTGGCCGCGGCAGTGGTGCCGTGTACCCCGGCGGCCACAAGCAGTTGTACGCTCCTCAAACTCCTCCTCGGCCCCCGCTTCTTGCGCCGCCGCATCGCAGATACGAGGTGCTCATGGAGGCCGGCCGCCTCGCGGCCGAGTACCTGGTATCCACGGGCGTGCTCCCGCCGTCCTCCCTacagcgcggcggcggcgacccgTGGGCTGTTCCTCCTCCTCCACTGCCTCAACCGCCGCAGGAACCCCCCGCATTCTGTGACTGGAGGAGGTACGATGATGTATATAGCAATAACCCTGGCACCCGGCCTAGGCGGAACAGTAGCATTACTAGTTGTTGTACTAATAGAGATGATTACAGTAATGGTGGTAGCTACAATGGGAGATGGAAGAGAAAGTATGGGGAGTACAGAATGGGGTATCCAGGTCATggaagggagagggagaaggagagagtAAGGTCGAATTCGAATGGTCGACGCTATGAGGAAGATAAGGACGAGGATGGTGCTCCTGGATTTCAGAGGGATCCGCGGTCCAGTGGGGAGAATGACGAGTCTAGGAGATGTGTGACGGATGAGGTGAAAGAGGCGGCACCTTTCATGGAGAAGGCTGTAGGTCAGTTGGAGATGAAGGATACCAGATTGAATGCTGATGTTAGGAAGAATGCTGATGCTCTGCTGGAGTTGCAGGCTGAGAATGAAGGTGAGATGAAAGAGAATAAAATACTGAGTTCAGAATTAGATATGGACCCTAACGGTGATGTCAATAACACTTCTATTGTAGTTGTTATGGAGGCAGATGCGAAGCTTTTGCCAGATGGTAAGGTTGTGGGTGAGGAAGCTGAAGATAACAACAAAGTTTTGTGTGACCGTATTGCCTTGAATGATGACATGAAAATTTTGGAAAATGGTTTGCATGTCGACAGGAGTTTGCTTAAACACTGTGACTTTGCAAAAGCTCCAACGAAGCCCAGGTCATGCCATGCACATAGAAAGTCAGTAACTGAAACAGTCGATCTAGTTTCTTCTAGAGAAGGTTCGGAGATGGTAGCTGATGAAGCAGCAAATGAGAGATCTTTGACTAACATCCAGCCAGATAACAGAGAAGATCAAATCTACCAAGAAAGTACTGTCTCTAAGACAGCTTACAAAGAAATAACAATGGAACCTATGCTTCTCCAAGAAAACAAAACATTAGTTGTTACTGAAAATATGAAAGAATACAGGAACGATGCACAACTCCATGTAGTCCAGGAATACAAGGAAGAACAAGATGTATCATCTTTGACAATTTCTCAGAAGGATAACTTGATGCAAGAAAACGACTTATCTCCATTGTCGGCTTCTCGCAAGGGTGGCTTGATGCAAGAAACCAACCTATCTACGTTGACAGGAACGCAGGAGGATATCATGATCGAAGATGCCAACCTATCTCCATTGCCAGATGCTCAGAATGATAGCTTGATTGAAGAATCTGATCAATCTCCATCGACAGCTTCTCACGAAGTTACCTTGATGCAAGAAGCTGACATAACTCCGTCATTATCTTTACATAAAAATAACTTAAATCTGCAATTTAAGGAAGGAGCCCAGATTTGTGATACTGAAATTGTGCCAAAAGAAGTGGGCTTGTTTGAGTTTTCTGATCAGAAGAACATTGTTGGTGCTGATTTGTTTTGTAATGCCGGGGCTGAAACTATCATCCAAATGGACGAAGAAGAAAAGCTGGATCAATCCAGTTCATTCAGAATACCTAATAATCCTGGTTTTGGCCAACACTCTGCACCAGGATATTCAGTGGAGCCACATAAACAACTGCAAGAAGATTTTGGAGCTAATGTGGGAGACATTGTCGGTGGTACAAATAATTTGTGCCAAGTTTCATTAGACAATAACTCTGTCCAAGTATTTGATATAGAAGATGACATGCCAATTGAAGGTGCTGGCTTTGATTCTTCAAAAGCAAA GAACGAGATGATATGCTCTAGCATGGATGTCATAATGCACCCTGGCATACATACTGATGATCTTCCTGTAATTGAAGATGGTTACAATCTTACACTTTCTGATTATCTAGCGGCTGATATACCATGCTACACATCATTGCGACCTGATCTTCAAGCTGGTATATGTACCAATGATTCTGAG GGCATCCCTGTCATGGATGATCCAATATATGGTTCTCTCACTGATATTG